Proteins found in one Campylobacter canadensis genomic segment:
- a CDS encoding Fur family transcriptional regulator, with protein MNAVKLLQKYKINVTDLRLLIIDEFIKSKDALCYDDFASKMNKTTFYRNIELFESNNLLLKIEINGKGYYKLNTGSNALFVCDICHHTKGIDLPKIDNLHINSVLIKGVCDECEEEE; from the coding sequence ATGAATGCGGTTAAACTTTTACAAAAATATAAGATTAATGTTACTGATTTAAGGTTATTGATTATTGATGAGTTTATTAAATCAAAAGATGCCTTATGTTACGATGACTTTGCTAGTAAGATGAATAAGACTACTTTTTATCGTAATATAGAATTATTTGAAAGTAATAATTTACTTTTAAAAATTGAAATTAACGGCAAGGGATATTATAAACTCAATACAGGTTCAAACGCTCTTTTTGTATGCGATATTTGCCATCACACAAAGGGTATTGATTTACCTAAAATTGATAATTTACACATTAATTCAGTATTAATAAAAGGTGTTTGTGATGAATGTGAGGAAGAAGAGTGA
- a CDS encoding tRNA (cytidine(34)-2'-O)-methyltransferase, giving the protein MINIVLVEPRIAANVGTIGRTCYNLDFTLHLIGPHFLDYDDKKIMRAGLDYWFKLKPVFWDNAQEFLDKNDLNKMKFASTKSNNSYFNAKFNKGDFIIFGNETYGLSKSKFNDVLTYENTFLIPMGKNARSLNLAMSVGFFSSEALRQIM; this is encoded by the coding sequence ATGATAAATATTGTTTTAGTAGAGCCAAGAATAGCAGCAAATGTAGGTACAATAGGTAGAACTTGCTATAATTTAGATTTTACCTTGCATTTAATTGGACCTCATTTTTTAGATTATGATGATAAAAAAATTATGAGAGCAGGGCTTGATTATTGGTTTAAGCTAAAGCCAGTTTTTTGGGATAATGCTCAAGAATTTTTAGATAAAAATGATTTAAATAAAATGAAGTTTGCTAGTACTAAATCTAATAATTCTTATTTTAATGCAAAATTTAATAAGGGTGATTTTATAATTTTTGGTAATGAAACTTACGGGCTTAGTAAAAGTAAATTCAATGATGTTTTAACTTATGAAAATACCTTTTTAATTCCAATGGGTAAAAATGCAAGGTCGCTAAACCTTGCTATGAGTGTTGGTTTTTTTAGCTCTGAAGCTTTAAGACAAATTATGTAA
- a CDS encoding metal ABC transporter permease, producing the protein MFLEYLKLDFIQNAILASFFISVLCAIIGPLILVNRLSSIVGGVAHAAYGGIGISLYFGISVIFSSLAFCIFCALIIAFLSKQKSNQDAVISVIWAFGMSLGLLLSDLSTNFNAVILNYLFGAILTVEKIDFYAMIIALLIIIPLVFIFYRQLVCVCVDSEFAGIRHIKADLIYYLIVIFSAVCVVLGLRVVGLIMIIALISIPAYISLMFVKSLFYSMLLSAILSFLFCFFGLMISIVYNLSTSSCIILLACICFAIAYLIKKFTKLHNLS; encoded by the coding sequence ATGTTTTTAGAATATTTAAAATTAGATTTTATACAAAATGCAATCTTAGCATCTTTTTTTATAAGTGTTTTATGCGCAATAATTGGACCTTTAATTTTAGTAAATAGACTAAGTTCAATTGTAGGAGGCGTAGCACATGCAGCGTATGGTGGAATTGGTATTTCGCTGTACTTTGGAATTAGTGTTATATTTTCATCTTTAGCTTTTTGTATCTTTTGTGCTTTAATAATTGCTTTTTTATCAAAACAAAAAAGCAATCAAGATGCTGTTATTAGTGTTATTTGGGCGTTTGGAATGAGTCTTGGATTGCTGCTTAGTGATTTAAGTACGAATTTTAATGCAGTGATTTTAAACTACTTATTTGGTGCTATTTTAACCGTTGAAAAAATAGATTTTTATGCAATGATTATTGCTTTACTTATAATCATTCCTTTAGTTTTTATTTTCTATCGTCAATTAGTTTGTGTTTGTGTAGATAGTGAATTTGCAGGAATTCGCCACATAAAAGCTGATTTAATATATTATTTGATAGTTATTTTTTCAGCTGTTTGTGTTGTGCTTGGTTTAAGAGTTGTAGGACTTATAATGATAATAGCTTTAATTAGTATCCCAGCTTATATTTCTTTAATGTTTGTAAAAAGTCTATTTTATAGTATGCTTTTAAGTGCAATTTTAAGTTTTTTATTTTGCTTTTTTGGCTTAATGATTAGCATTGTTTATAATCTAAGTACAAGTTCTTGCATAATACTTCTTGCTTGTATTTGCTTTGCCATCGCTTATTTAATTAAAAAATTTACAAAATTACATAATTTGTCTTAA
- a CDS encoding metal ABC transporter solute-binding protein, Zn/Mn family, whose translation MKKIAFTFFSCVFLNAQNIGVSIKPIEYLVNKIAPNVNTVVLVDDNSNPHNFELKAKKILELDKSKAFFAIGVEAEDVWLSKLKENTKIKVIRIDDGIKKISYAHLHEHEHDAHHEHEHEHEHEHEHEHDAHHEHEHDAHHEHHHHHSGADVHIWTSTENLKILSNNIAKNLKLLYPENAAQIDKNLQALLKDLEDLKTKINEQTKDLKTKAFISSHPAWGYFAKEFNLKEYSLEFEGKELKIKELKKMIDLAKENKACLLISSALFNTKSVNLVKEQSNLKLANINALTYNILDEMLNFAKTLHNNCSN comes from the coding sequence ATGAAAAAAATTGCATTTACTTTTTTTTCTTGTGTATTTTTAAATGCACAAAATATTGGTGTTAGCATTAAACCAATTGAATATTTGGTTAATAAAATTGCACCTAATGTAAATACTGTTGTCTTGGTTGATGATAATTCTAATCCGCACAACTTTGAGCTAAAAGCTAAAAAGATTTTAGAATTAGATAAAAGCAAGGCTTTTTTTGCTATTGGAGTTGAGGCTGAAGATGTGTGGCTTAGCAAACTAAAGGAAAATACTAAAATTAAGGTTATAAGAATTGATGATGGTATAAAAAAAATCTCTTATGCGCATTTGCACGAGCATGAACACGATGCACATCATGAACACGAACACGAACACGAACACGAACACGAGCATGAACACGATGCACATCATGAACATGAACACGATGCACATCACGAGCACCATCATCATCATTCAGGCGCTGATGTACATATTTGGACAAGTACTGAAAACTTAAAAATACTTTCAAACAACATAGCAAAAAATTTAAAGCTGCTTTATCCTGAAAATGCCGCTCAAATAGACAAAAACTTACAAGCATTACTAAAAGATTTAGAGGATTTAAAAACAAAAATAAACGAACAAACAAAGGATTTAAAAACAAAGGCTTTTATAAGCTCTCATCCAGCTTGGGGCTATTTTGCAAAAGAATTTAATTTAAAAGAATATTCTTTAGAATTTGAAGGAAAAGAACTAAAAATAAAAGAACTAAAAAAAATGATTGATTTAGCTAAAGAAAACAAAGCTTGCTTACTTATTAGCTCTGCTTTATTTAATACAAAAAGTGTTAATTTAGTAAAAGAACAAAGCAATTTAAAACTAGCTAATATAAACGCTTTAACTTACAATATTTTAGACGAGATGTTAAATTTTGCTAAGACTTTGCATAATAATTGTTCTAATTAA
- the putP gene encoding sodium/proline symporter PutP: MNSFEVVHFNTAIIVDFILYSLLMIFIGFYFWRKNKNSHDYFLGDKNMGPVVSALSAGASDMSAWLLMGLPGAVLALGLGQTYIAIGLSIGATLNWLIVAKRLRIYTDIKEDCITIPDFFESRFNDEKHILRIICAFVILVFFTIYISSGLVAGAKLFEKLFLINYNTALIIGTFIIVFYTFLGGYKAVCWTDLIQGLLMMLALIVVPITMLNEIGGFDKAISVIKDLSITNNINYLSLSSDVGIIAIISSLAWGLGYFGQPHILVRFMSIKSVNDIKQATFIGISWMVISLLGAIMVGFLGIAYLKVSNVSLNDPERIFILMSQILFNPWVAGILLSAILAAIMSTASSQLLVSSSTLAQDFYKKIFKKDASNKTIMFISRLSVLIVSLIAFLLSTNENSSILKIVSYAWAGFGASFGSVILLSLFWKNMSRFGAILGMAAGAICVIIWESIQANMLFKSAIFELYSIIPAFIVAVVFIIIGSLLKKDDSYLIHEKMLKNLK; encoded by the coding sequence ATGAATAGTTTTGAAGTTGTGCATTTTAACACAGCTATTATTGTTGATTTTATTTTATATAGCTTGCTTATGATTTTTATTGGCTTTTATTTTTGGCGTAAAAATAAAAATTCTCATGATTATTTTTTAGGAGATAAAAATATGGGTCCTGTTGTATCAGCTTTAAGTGCTGGTGCATCTGATATGAGTGCTTGGCTTCTTATGGGCTTGCCTGGAGCGGTTTTAGCACTTGGACTAGGGCAAACTTATATTGCAATTGGGCTTAGTATTGGGGCTACTCTTAATTGGCTAATAGTAGCAAAAAGACTTAGAATTTATACTGATATTAAAGAAGATTGTATAACTATTCCTGATTTTTTTGAAAGTAGATTTAATGATGAAAAACACATTTTAAGAATAATTTGTGCCTTTGTAATTTTAGTTTTTTTTACTATTTATATTTCAAGCGGTCTGGTTGCTGGAGCAAAATTATTTGAAAAATTATTTTTAATTAATTACAACACAGCTTTAATAATAGGCACTTTTATCATTGTTTTTTATACTTTTTTAGGAGGATATAAAGCAGTTTGTTGGACTGATTTAATACAGGGTTTATTAATGATGCTTGCTTTAATTGTTGTTCCTATTACAATGCTTAATGAAATAGGTGGTTTTGATAAAGCAATAAGTGTTATAAAAGATTTATCAATTACCAACAATATTAATTATTTATCATTAAGCAGCGATGTTGGAATTATTGCTATTATTTCTTCTTTAGCTTGGGGGCTTGGATACTTTGGTCAGCCACATATTTTAGTGCGTTTTATGAGTATTAAAAGTGTAAATGATATAAAACAAGCAACATTTATAGGTATTTCTTGGATGGTTATTTCTTTGCTTGGCGCTATTATGGTTGGATTTTTAGGCATTGCTTATTTAAAAGTGTCTAATGTTAGTTTAAATGACCCTGAAAGGATTTTTATTTTAATGTCGCAAATACTTTTTAATCCTTGGGTTGCTGGTATTTTACTAAGTGCAATCTTAGCTGCAATTATGAGTACAGCAAGTTCTCAGCTTTTAGTATCAAGTTCAACCTTAGCACAGGATTTTTATAAAAAGATTTTTAAAAAAGATGCAAGCAATAAAACTATTATGTTTATTTCAAGACTTAGCGTTTTAATAGTTTCTTTAATTGCTTTTTTACTTTCAACTAATGAAAATTCAAGTATTTTAAAAATTGTAAGCTATGCTTGGGCTGGTTTTGGGGCTTCTTTTGGCTCTGTTATTTTGCTTTCATTGTTTTGGAAAAATATGAGTAGATTTGGCGCTATTTTAGGAATGGCTGCTGGGGCTATTTGTGTAATAATTTGGGAAAGCATTCAGGCAAATATGCTATTTAAAAGTGCTATATTTGAGCTTTATTCAATAATTCCTGCTTTTATTGTTGCTGTTGTGTTTATAATTATTGGTTCTTTGCTTAAAAAAGATGATTCATATTTAATTCACGAAAAAATGCTAAAGAATTTAAAATGA
- a CDS encoding DUF1007 family protein — protein MQIPSVHISFDLHHVSWKFNEQFSLNLINDYDENENLKLDENELKIIEEKLLSYLKPRKYLMQLSYYDLPFGYSKELDFKVENVKVSFDGLLKLDYDIIYNFTPQNQRVLNLNFEDNEGFFNFAFIENKIVNKDFNVIENYNLNAAFYEFSTENKIVKNTKSFSQNIAYLLNAFLELLLKHLRQLSILVYPIAFAYGFFHALMPGHSKLLCAALFLNSKKSAAIFSLKIAFFHLFNAFIYAFIFTSLNYLKLNIISSLFVCLLALFLIFMKIKKIKISKISKTNNIKKFYTKHTQSKILNIIKKESVIDSFYAFVLSLLPCPGLIFVIALVSSFGKIAFFAAILIALGMALAIFLSAFYAKKINISNKYQLVFLLLVFIISLIVFIGEL, from the coding sequence TTGCAAATACCTAGCGTTCATATTAGTTTTGACCTGCACCATGTAAGCTGGAAATTCAATGAGCAATTTAGTTTAAATCTAATTAACGACTACGATGAGAATGAAAATTTAAAATTAGATGAAAATGAATTAAAAATAATTGAAGAAAAGTTGCTATCTTACTTAAAGCCAAGAAAATATTTAATGCAATTAAGTTATTATGATTTACCATTTGGCTACAGTAAAGAGCTTGATTTTAAAGTTGAAAATGTAAAAGTTAGCTTTGATGGGCTTTTAAAACTTGATTATGATATTATTTATAATTTTACTCCACAAAATCAAAGAGTTTTAAACCTTAATTTTGAAGATAACGAAGGTTTTTTTAATTTTGCATTTATTGAAAATAAAATTGTAAATAAAGATTTTAATGTTATTGAAAACTATAACTTAAACGCTGCTTTTTATGAATTTAGCACAGAAAACAAAATAGTAAAAAATACAAAAAGCTTTTCGCAAAACATAGCTTATTTATTAAATGCCTTTTTAGAATTATTATTAAAACATTTAAGGCAATTATCAATTTTAGTTTATCCTATAGCATTTGCTTATGGTTTTTTTCACGCTCTTATGCCTGGTCATTCTAAATTACTTTGTGCAGCATTGTTTTTAAATTCTAAAAAATCAGCTGCAATATTTTCTCTAAAAATAGCATTTTTTCACTTATTTAATGCCTTCATTTATGCTTTTATTTTTACTAGCTTAAATTATTTAAAATTAAATATAATTTCTAGCTTATTTGTATGTTTATTAGCACTTTTTTTAATTTTTATGAAAATTAAAAAAATAAAAATAAGTAAAATAAGCAAAACAAATAATATAAAAAAATTTTACACAAAACATACTCAAAGTAAAATTTTAAATATAATAAAAAAAGAAAGCGTAATTGATAGTTTTTATGCTTTTGTTTTAAGTTTATTACCTTGCCCTGGTTTAATATTTGTTATTGCTTTAGTTAGTTCTTTTGGTAAAATAGCTTTTTTTGCTGCAATTTTAATTGCACTTGGAATGGCATTAGCAATATTTTTAAGTGCTTTTTATGCAAAAAAAATTAATATTTCAAATAAATACCAACTTGTATTTTTACTACTAGTTTTTATAATATCTTTAATTGTATTTATAGGAGAATTATGA
- a CDS encoding metal ABC transporter ATP-binding protein translates to MINIKNLSYAYNNDLVLSDVSFDVKKGEFVGIIGPNGGGKSTLLNLILNKLSPKSGTIELLSNKISYVAQYSKVNDSFPISVFDLVLTGILTKKSTFFYKKEEKQKALKALELTNMLAFKDELYKNLSGGQKQRVLISRALISECDILLLDEPTASIDVNGQMQIFELLKNLKNISILCVCHDIALISSYANKIIHIQKNAYIHEDLTAFKKDKIKSMLKANSHICPIDLVGKCKCF, encoded by the coding sequence ATGATAAATATTAAAAATCTTTCTTATGCTTATAATAACGATTTAGTTTTAAGCGATGTTAGCTTTGATGTAAAAAAAGGTGAATTTGTGGGCATTATTGGTCCAAATGGTGGCGGTAAAAGCACTTTGTTAAATTTAATTTTAAATAAATTAAGTCCAAAAAGTGGCACCATAGAACTTTTAAGCAATAAAATAAGCTATGTAGCACAATATTCAAAGGTAAATGATAGCTTTCCGATTTCAGTTTTTGATTTAGTTTTAACAGGAATTTTAACAAAAAAATCAACCTTTTTTTACAAAAAAGAAGAAAAGCAAAAAGCACTAAAGGCTTTAGAGCTTACAAATATGCTTGCTTTTAAAGATGAATTATATAAAAATCTTAGCGGCGGACAAAAACAAAGGGTGTTAATCTCTCGTGCATTAATTAGCGAATGTGATATATTATTACTAGATGAACCTACTGCAAGTATTGATGTTAATGGGCAAATGCAGATTTTTGAATTACTTAAAAACTTAAAAAATATAAGCATACTTTGCGTTTGTCATGATATAGCTTTAATTAGCTCTTATGCAAATAAAATTATTCATATTCAAAAAAATGCTTACATACACGAAGATTTAACTGCATTTAAAAAGGATAAAATAAAATCAATGCTAAAAGCAAATTCACATATTTGTCCTATTGATTTAGTAGGAAAATGCAAATGTTTTTAG
- a CDS encoding bifunctional diguanylate cyclase/phosphodiesterase: protein MNIEYKNLEIKIFALKILKFISVLLFSIFLLCLFLFVDKTQKINAYNNLSQSIKSLILENKELLFNIERPTIYTDFDSINYQTEDINSKTRSIIKQAIYFDLLDSSKEAIFINSLNTLGGYIVDFNSILANSASQYKSFNILYDSDIKSSYKKDILELVFNNKVQSYEIKNIQNKLKQLILSIEGKKSELKNKIVQQKDNVKSIKSLNEELENQEELFSFFSQGYNLLQSLLDLRKQREQILKFDDINTQLQEILQKTQTKISTLHNDKNEISVNAAIVLMLFALCILFLYRYSWQISNLVRVLYKAFIFSPIQQILVKKHNDDYNISFVNETFAYGVNVGEQSYQSRKVQANNFYDSLNTLGIFDKQDLKTFNFGSIVQESHNKIELYNENNINTNRDTKFFSVFKKEIDTDYDLINKVDVSKKIFQIKTYKDLANNLKNKLTTDELTGLLSLRALQEDSKNDLKKIFVYIKIDNFNDIRLNYSTVIVDDIIRCFVQSLKNAIFQSEFKESLGQTKFYHLQLDEFCIACETKEQAINIAYSIVWHFNKQKIKSEHIQDEIPLKQKFDLAFYNDKKVSDIELNIGISSDSDITRHSNYYNSDDYSSSFEVINRLAQAILASYETINTRAAFCIYDKDKRLGIEEKYAHQQKVENDIRYAIANNGFFVVCQGVHSIANSTYPVEYYEILVRMRDKDGNVKSPYYFLEIAKKVGYYKEIQKIVMTKAFELIEQTNACFSINMANSDIVDIETSKYFLSKLKECSKPQNLCIEILESEGIEKYDEIAYFLSEIKRFGSKIAIDDFGSGYSNFYRLLKVNFDYLKIDGSIIQGLKTDSKNADILKLIVDFAKKQNYAVVAEFVSDTEILEIVRNLQINKAQGYVLSEPKEAEEIFPYLKANFNE from the coding sequence ATGAATATAGAATATAAGAATTTAGAAATTAAAATTTTTGCATTAAAAATATTAAAATTTATTAGTGTTTTATTGTTTAGTATTTTTTTATTGTGCTTGTTTTTATTTGTAGATAAGACACAAAAAATAAATGCTTATAATAACCTTTCTCAATCAATAAAATCATTGATTTTAGAAAATAAAGAATTGTTATTTAATATTGAAAGACCAACAATTTACACTGATTTTGATAGTATTAATTATCAAACAGAAGATATAAACTCAAAAACAAGAAGTATTATAAAACAGGCTATATATTTTGATTTATTAGACAGTTCTAAAGAAGCGATTTTTATAAATTCTCTTAATACTTTGGGTGGTTATATAGTTGATTTTAATAGTATTTTAGCAAACAGTGCTAGTCAATATAAAAGTTTTAATATCTTATATGATAGCGATATAAAAAGTTCATATAAAAAAGATATTTTAGAGCTTGTTTTTAATAATAAAGTTCAAAGTTATGAAATAAAAAATATTCAAAATAAGTTAAAGCAATTAATATTAAGTATTGAAGGTAAAAAAAGTGAATTAAAAAATAAAATAGTTCAGCAAAAAGATAATGTGAAAAGCATAAAGTCGTTAAATGAAGAACTAGAAAATCAAGAAGAGTTATTTAGTTTTTTTTCACAAGGTTATAATTTATTGCAAAGTTTATTAGATTTAAGAAAACAAAGAGAGCAGATTTTAAAATTTGATGATATAAACACTCAATTACAAGAAATTTTACAAAAAACACAAACAAAAATAAGCACTTTACATAATGATAAAAATGAAATCTCAGTAAATGCAGCTATTGTGTTAATGCTTTTTGCTTTATGTATATTGTTTTTATATAGATATTCTTGGCAGATTTCAAACCTTGTAAGGGTTTTATATAAAGCTTTTATATTTTCTCCAATTCAGCAAATTTTAGTAAAAAAGCATAATGATGATTACAATATTAGTTTTGTAAATGAAACATTTGCTTACGGTGTAAATGTTGGAGAGCAAAGCTATCAATCAAGAAAGGTGCAAGCAAATAATTTTTATGATTCGTTAAATACTTTAGGTATTTTTGATAAGCAAGATTTAAAAACATTTAATTTTGGTTCAATAGTACAAGAAAGTCATAATAAAATAGAACTTTATAATGAAAATAATATTAACACAAATAGAGATACAAAATTCTTTAGTGTATTTAAAAAAGAAATTGATACTGATTACGACCTGATAAACAAGGTTGATGTATCTAAAAAAATCTTTCAAATTAAAACCTATAAAGACTTAGCAAATAATTTAAAAAATAAATTAACCACAGATGAACTTACAGGCTTACTTTCTTTAAGAGCATTGCAAGAAGATAGTAAAAATGATTTAAAAAAGATATTTGTATATATTAAGATTGATAATTTTAATGATATTAGATTAAATTATTCAACTGTAATTGTTGATGATATTATTAGATGTTTTGTGCAATCTTTAAAAAATGCTATTTTTCAATCGGAATTTAAAGAAAGTTTAGGACAAACTAAGTTTTATCATTTACAACTTGATGAATTTTGTATTGCTTGCGAGACAAAAGAACAAGCTATAAATATTGCATATTCAATCGTTTGGCATTTTAATAAGCAAAAAATAAAATCAGAGCATATTCAAGATGAAATCCCATTAAAACAAAAATTTGATTTAGCTTTTTATAATGATAAAAAAGTAAGTGATATTGAATTAAACATTGGTATTTCAAGCGATAGTGATATTACAAGACATTCAAACTATTATAATAGCGATGATTATTCTTCTTCGTTTGAGGTTATAAATCGTTTAGCTCAAGCTATTTTAGCAAGTTATGAAACAATTAATACAAGAGCTGCATTTTGTATTTATGATAAAGATAAAAGACTTGGTATTGAAGAAAAATATGCTCATCAACAAAAAGTAGAAAACGATATTCGTTATGCTATTGCAAATAACGGATTTTTTGTTGTTTGTCAAGGAGTACATAGTATTGCTAATTCTACTTATCCTGTAGAATATTATGAAATATTAGTTCGTATGAGAGATAAGGACGGAAATGTAAAATCTCCATATTATTTCTTAGAAATTGCAAAAAAAGTAGGTTATTATAAAGAAATTCAAAAAATAGTTATGACAAAGGCGTTTGAATTAATTGAGCAAACAAATGCTTGTTTTTCAATAAATATGGCAAATTCAGATATCGTAGATATTGAAACAAGTAAATATTTTTTAAGTAAGTTAAAAGAATGTTCAAAACCGCAGAATTTATGTATTGAAATCTTAGAGAGTGAAGGTATTGAAAAGTACGATGAAATAGCATACTTTTTAAGTGAGATAAAAAGATTTGGTTCTAAGATAGCAATTGATGATTTTGGTAGTGGATATTCAAATTTTTATCGTTTGTTAAAGGTTAATTTTGATTACTTAAAGATTGATGGAAGTATTATTCAAGGTCTTAAAACAGACAGCAAAAATGCTGATATTTTAAAATTAATTGTAGATTTTGCTAAAAAACAAAATTATGCAGTTGTTGCTGAATTTGTAAGTGATACTGAGATTTTAGAAATTGTAAGAAATCTACAAATCAATAAAGCACAAGGCTATGTTTTAAGCGAACCAAAAGAAGCAGAAGAGATATTTCCTTATTTAAAAGCTAATTTTAACGAGTAG
- a CDS encoding cytochrome-c peroxidase — protein MRILFFIFLNLSLMYCGDFRLKALEAIPYDKNLAQIGKKLYFDTNISSRKMSCNYCHNLDIDGSGTNDSGVNKDNLINPPTVLNAAYSYLFFKDGAQRNLKEQIIRTLKEDMGVDKEWIENNIINDNKYTHLFSSYGFKLDYDNFINSLVEFEKALVTLNAPFDKYLKGDDKAISDEAKIGYALFKYYGCNTCHSGFNFGTNIKAKINTVFSPLCDILPENVKVPTLRNITLSAPYGYSGVFNNLEDMVKIMAVCQVGVILEDSEVENILAFLKSLEGQRPEILDKR, from the coding sequence GTGAGAATTTTATTTTTTATTTTTCTTAATTTATCACTAATGTATTGTGGTGATTTTCGTTTAAAGGCTTTAGAGGCAATTCCTTATGATAAAAACTTAGCGCAAATAGGGAAAAAATTATATTTTGATACAAATATAAGTTCTCGTAAAATGTCTTGTAATTATTGCCATAATTTAGATATTGATGGCTCTGGCACTAATGATAGTGGAGTAAATAAAGATAATTTAATAAATCCTCCTACGGTTTTAAATGCTGCTTATTCTTATTTATTTTTTAAAGATGGTGCGCAAAGGAATTTAAAAGAGCAAATAATAAGAACCTTAAAAGAAGATATGGGAGTTGATAAAGAGTGGATAGAAAATAATATTATTAATGATAATAAATACACTCATTTATTTTCTTCATACGGATTTAAACTTGATTACGATAATTTTATAAATTCTTTAGTAGAATTTGAAAAGGCTTTAGTAACATTAAACGCTCCTTTTGATAAATATTTAAAAGGAGATGATAAAGCAATTAGCGATGAGGCAAAAATAGGTTATGCCTTGTTTAAATATTATGGCTGCAATACCTGTCATAGTGGTTTTAATTTTGGAACTAATATTAAGGCTAAAATTAATACAGTATTTTCACCATTATGCGATATTTTGCCTGAGAATGTAAAAGTACCGACTTTAAGGAATATTACTTTAAGTGCTCCTTATGGATATAGCGGGGTTTTTAATAATCTTGAAGATATGGTGAAAATAATGGCAGTATGTCAAGTTGGAGTTATATTAGAAGATAGTGAGGTGGAGAATATCCTAGCGTTTTTAAAAAGCCTAGAAGGGCAAAGACCAGAAATTTTGGATAAAAGATGA